A genomic window from Astatotilapia calliptera chromosome 12, fAstCal1.2, whole genome shotgun sequence includes:
- the adamts13 gene encoding A disintegrin and metalloproteinase with thrombospondin motifs 13 isoform X3 has translation MPDITHLELLVVVGPDVQQVHRQDTERYILTNLNIASELLRDITLGANMRVHLVRMIILSEPEPEIQLSTNITSSLRSVCDWGRRINPSNDTDPLHADLLLYITRYDLVLPDGNKQVRGVTQLGGACSSDWSCVITEDTGFDLGITIAHEIGHSFGINHDGVGNTCSRSGFMMASDGGYNSVDLTWSPCSRQQLLTFFSEGKAECVKDLPAMEGSLQDWKPGLYYGVDDQCRIAFGSTAKACSFTNNDLPACRFLSCHVNLDDNSSCKRLLVPLLDGTECGPNQWCLKGRCVSPDDLSSPDVVHGSWSGWSEFSSCSRTCGGGVALRTRQCNNPRPAFGGNDCEGPDIEAELCNQQPCERTQLNFMAEQCSQTDNHPLYLPPNSASFYTWIPALGFTQGDEQCRYMCQSDGENFIVSRGSQFVDGTRCETDSPPPFGATAACLRGRCQLFGCDGVLHSGKVRDICGVCGGNGSSCRLISDSYSGGQAREYITFVSVPVNATQVHIINRAPLFTHMAVKTGETYIVSGMGSMALNMTHPSPLDENRLEYRIHLTPDLLPEMEELLVPGPLQKEIKVQIYRKYGKEYGEKTNPNISYQFYVPTRNSSQMDVLPKGKWSVFPTPCSVSCGSGVRRHVYICADEETSKPLEEHDCSTPRPTTLLYTTCNLAPCPPRWTAGTFGPCSASCGGGERVRPVRCVQKHGSDVVKVPDSKCPPDTAPHAIEKCNLQHCPARWHASEPGDCSAICGPGEAKQIVSCIRPEGGVDVEVDQSFCSKQIKPPDSVPCVVDVCPIGWESDREEQPSLKSDLLPRSSQPRVYVWSPVISPCSKTCGNGTLQVWFSCVDHQTTLGVPDFHCDASTKPHPKSEICSTLPCPPMWRSKQGVCSVTCGGGVANRVLYCAREAEGEEVVVEDSECSNFPKPTAVVSCNTHSCPARWKVFRTLPCSVSCDLGVAQRVVSCVQFIHGKESMVAEENCHAAVKPAITVPCLVQVCTFRWEVKPWSQCCVSLKCSVSCGYGIQSRAVSCMGPSKPEPLSPLICMHMPKPITIQGCYTGSCRDVPSTSDKPTPLHSTLSPKNISQPSIRQLSPSPTEAFTIPVTPVAATTLTPTHKSSACGQLLLEESGTVDLTDVTDRCVVSIGRPLDEVIHIKVVSSSLDCRKKEYVAFFDRLAFMRKCAHVGGTELTTRTNVLLVRQNLLTPGSGVVFTYSSQKNKKRSHHQDCDIQLFSPSGVFENPITSSTNHTCRVLINAPPSVKIRIQALHIGLVFNTTNSQSTYIMIRDMDVLKTNVFKGNQLFQWHASGNMAEVEFHGDYLHSEGSFRARYSFVRL, from the exons ATGCCTGATATCACCCATCTGGAGCTACTGGTAGTGGTGGGgcctgatgtccagcaggtccACAGGCAGGACACAGAAAGATACATCCTCACCAACCTCAACATT GCCTCAGAGCTGTTGAGAGACATTACCCTGGGTGCCAACATGAGGGTGCACCTGGTCCGCATGATCATCCTGTCAGAGCCAGAG CCAGAGATCCAGCTGTCTACCAACATCACTTCTTCTCTCAgaagtgtgtgtgactggggcaGAAGGATTAACCCTTCAAATGACACGGACCCGCTACATGCAGATCTTCTACTGTACATTACAAG GTATGACCTGGTGTTACCTGATGGAAACAAGCAGGTCAGGGGAGTAACACAGCTCGGTGGGGCTTGCTCCAGTGACTGGAGCTGTGTGATTACAGAGGACACTGGCTTTGACCTGGGAATCACCATCGCTCATGAAATTGGCCACAG CTTTGGAATCAACCATGACGGAGTAGGAAACACCTGCAGCAGGAGTGGGTTCATGATGGCCTCTGACGGAGGCTACAACAGTGTGGATTTGACCTGGTCTCCCTGCAGCAGACAGCAGCTTCTTACTTTCTTCAG TGAAGGGAAGGCGGAATGTGTAAAAGATCTCCCTGCAATGGAAGGATCCCTGCAAGACTGGAAGCCAGGGCTCTACTATGGCGTGGATGACCAGTGTCGTATAGCTTTTGGTAGCACTGCGAAAGCCTGCTCTTTCACCAATAATGACCTG CCAGCTTGTCGTTTTCTGTCTTGCCACGTCAATCTAGACGACAATAGCTCCTGCAAACGCCTCCTAGTGCCGCTTCTGGATGGGACAGAGTGTGGTCCTAATCAG TGGTGTCTAAAGGGGCGCTGTGTGTCTCCAGATGATCTCAGCTCCCCTGATGTGGTTCACGGCTCCTGGTCTGGCTGGTCTGAGTTTTCTTCCTGCTCGAGGACGTGTGGTGGCGGTGTCGCACTTCGTACGCGGCAATGTAACAACCCAAG ACCTGCGTTTGGAGGGAATGATTGTGAAGGCCCAGATATCGAGGCTGAACTTTGTAACCAGCAA CCCTGTGAGCGCACTCAACTTAATTTCATGGCAGAGCAGTGCTCCCAAACAGATAACCACCCCCTCTACCTGCCACCAAACAGTGCTTCCTTCTACACATGGATTCCTGCATTAGGCTTTACACAGG GGGATGAACAGTGCAGATATATGTGCCAGTCAGATGGAGAAAACTTCATAGTGAGCCGTGGCTCTCAGTTTGTGGATGGTACTCGCTGTGAGACAGACAGCCCTCCTCCATTCGGCGCTACAGCAGCTTGTCTAAGAGGCAGATGCCAG CTGTTTGGCTGTGATGGTGTCCTGCACTCTGGAAAAGTACGGGATATCTGTGGGGTGTGTGGTGGAAATGGGTCTTCCTGCAGGTTGATATCTGACTCCTACAGTGGTGGTCAGGCCAGAG agTACATCACCTTTGTCTCGGTGCCAGTGAATGCCACACAGGTTCATATTATCAACAGGGCACCTCTCTTCACTCATATGG ctgtaaagACTGGGGAGACGTACATTGTGTCTGGAATGGGCAGCATGGCTCTGAATATGACCCACCCTTCCCCGCTGGATGAAAACCGCCTGGAGTACCGAATCCATCTAACACCTGACCTTTTGCCTGAGATGGAGGAGCTGCTCGTGCCTGGGCCTCTGCAAAAGGAGATAAAAGTACAG ATCTATCGCAAATATGGAAAAGaatatggagaaaaaacaaatccaaacaTTAGCTACCAGTTCTATGTGCCTACCAGAAACAGCAGCCAAATGGATGTGTTACCCAAAGGCAAATGGTCTGTTTTCCCAACACCCTGCTCTGTATCTTGTGGATCAG GTGTTCGGAGGCATGTTTATATTTGTGCAGATGAAGAGACCAGCAAACCTTTGGAGGAACATGACTGTTCAACACCCCGTCCAACCACACTGCTCTACACAACCTGTAATCTTGCACCCTGTCCCCCCAG ATGGACTGCAGGGACGTTTGGGCCTTGTAGCGCCTCTTGTGGTGGGGGAGAAAGAGTGCGTCCTGTAAGGTGTGTTCAGAAACATGGATCTGATGTGGTGAAGGTTCCAGATTCCAAATGTCCACCTGATACAGCTCCGCACGCTATTGAAAAATGTAACCTGCAGCACTGTCCTGCCAG ATGGCACGCATCAGAGCCAGGGGATTGTTCGGCAATCTGCGGGCCAGGAGAAGCAAAACAGATTGTATCATGCATCCGACCTGAAGGTGGCGTGGATGTTGAAGTCGATCAAAGTTTTTGTTCAAAGCAGATTAAACCCCCCGATTCTGTGCCCTGTGTGGTAGACGTGTGTCCCATTGGGTGGGAATCAGACCGAGAG GAACAACCCAGTCTAAAGTCAGATTTGTTACCACGCTCTAGTCAGCctcgtgtgtatgtgtggagcCCTGTTATTAGCCCGTGTTCAAAGACCTGCGGCAATG GAACTCTGCAGGTGTGGTTTTCTTGTGTGGACCATCAAACCACACTGGGAGTGCCTGACTTCCACTGTGATGCCTCTACTAAACCTCATCCCAAGTCTGAGATATGCAGCACTTTACCCTGCCCTCCTAT GTGGCGCTCTAAGCAAGGAGTCTGCAGTGTTACGTGTGGAGGAGGGGTAGCAAACAGGGTGCTGTACTGTGCTCGGGAAGCAGAAGGGGAGGAGGTGGTTGTGGAAGATTCGGAGTGCAGTAACTTTCCCAAGCCCACAGCAGTGGTATCATGTAACACTCACAGCTGCCCAGCAAG GTGGAAGGTATTCAGGACGTTACCCTGCTCAGTCTCCTGTGACCTAGGTGTAGCTCAGAGGGTTGTGTCTTGTGTCCAGTTTATCCACGGCAAGGAGAGCATGGTGGCAGAGGAAAACTGCCATGCAGCTGTCAAACCAGCCATCACAGTGCCCTGCTTGGTGCAAGTCTGCACCTTTAGGTGGGAGGTGAAGCCGTGGAGCCAG TGTTGTGTTTCTCTCAAGTGTTCAGTATCCTGTGGCTACGGTATCCAATCCAGAGCTGTGTCCTGCATGGGCCCCTCTAAGCCAGAGCCCCTCAGCCCCCTGATTTGCATGCACATGCCCAAGCCAATCACCATCCAGGGCTGCTACACGGGCAGCTGCAGAGATGTGCCATCCACATCAGATAAACCCACTCCTCTGCATTCCACTCTAAGCCCTAAAAACATATCACAGCCAAGCATACGCCAACTTTCTCCTAGTCCAACAGAGGCCTTCACCATCCCAGTGACCCCAGTGGCTGCCACAACACTCACTCCAACCCATAAATCAA GTGCATGTGGACAGCTACTGCTGGAGGAATCAGGCACAGTGGATTTAACTGATGTGACAGATCGCTGTGTGGTATCCATAGGCCGACCCTTGGATGAGGTCATTCACATTAAAGTGGTGTCCAGCTCCCTGGACTGCAGAAAAA AGGAATACGTGGCATTTTTCGACCGACTGGCATTTATGAGGAAGTGCGCGCATGTGGGAGGTACTGAACTGACCACCAGAACAAATGTCCTGCTGGTGCGTCAAAATCTGCTCACGCCAGGGAGCGGGGTTGTGTTTACGTACAGTTCACAGAAAAATAAGAAGAGGAGCCACCATCAAG ATTGTGACATTCAGCTGTTCTCCCCCAGCGGTGTGTTTGAGAATCCAATAACGTCCAGCACTAACCACACCTGTCGAGTGCTCATCAACGCCCCTCCCTCAGTGAAGATCAGAATCCAAGCACTACACATAGGATTAGTATTCAACACCACAAACTCCCAGTCTACATACATTATG ATCCGGGACATGGATGTCTTAAAGACCAACGTGTTTAAAGGTAACCAGCTGTTTCAGTGGCATGCGTCGGGAAATATGGCTGAGGTTGAATTTCACGGAGACTACCTGCATTCTGAAGGAAGCTTCAGAGCTCGATATTCATTTGTGCGCCTTTGA